From Propionispora vibrioides, one genomic window encodes:
- the srlA gene encoding PTS glucitol/sorbitol transporter subunit IIC: protein MDLLAHLATGFIALFQKGGTVFAGLVTGIIPTLVVLITAVNSLIGLVGEEKVNNIAKMCTGNIILRYTIFPVIAVFFLTNPICYSFGRFLPEKYKPAFQDASISFVHPITGLFPHANSAELFVWMGISQGITTLGLPLGELAVRYFITGVIVILMRGIITEKATLYMFRKNGISVD, encoded by the coding sequence ATGGATCTATTAGCACATTTAGCGACAGGTTTTATCGCATTGTTCCAAAAAGGCGGTACAGTTTTTGCAGGCTTAGTTACAGGCATTATCCCCACTCTTGTTGTTCTTATTACGGCAGTAAACTCACTGATTGGTTTGGTGGGTGAAGAGAAAGTAAACAATATAGCTAAGATGTGTACCGGCAACATTATCCTGCGTTACACCATATTCCCTGTTATTGCGGTATTTTTCCTAACTAATCCGATTTGCTACAGTTTTGGTCGTTTCCTGCCGGAAAAATATAAACCGGCTTTCCAGGATGCATCAATTTCCTTCGTTCATCCGATCACTGGACTTTTCCCGCATGCAAACTCGGCTGAATTATTCGTTTGGATGGGTATTTCGCAAGGCATCACTACTCTGGGCCTTCCTCTTGGCGAACTGGCAGTTAGATACTTTATCACAGGCGTTATCGTTATCTTAATGCGCGGCATTATTACCGAAAAAGCAACCCTTTACATGTTCCGTAAAAATGGAATCAGCGTAGACTAA
- the srlE gene encoding PTS glucitol/sorbitol transporter subunit IIB, with amino-acid sequence MFNKVKIERGSAGFGGPLVIQPTEQKNKVVCVTGGGFHPIALRLAEMTGCELVDGFKTGVPDDQIAVVVVDCGGTARCGVYPKKRVPTVNVLPVGKTGPLAQFITEDIYVSDVKEENITMFDGSAPVPSAAPAAAKPAAAARPAQPQPEEKSNFLARFGKAAGKVVGVFFQAGRNTIDICIKSILPFMAFVSMIIGIILQSGIGNIIANFVSPYAGSIPGLLAISVVCSLPVLSPMLGPGAVIAQVVGVLLGVEIGAGHIPPSFALPALFAINPQVGCDFHPVGLSLAEAEPQTIEIGVPVILMTRLITGPASVVIAYFMGIGLF; translated from the coding sequence ATGTTTAATAAAGTAAAAATTGAAAGAGGCTCTGCCGGCTTTGGCGGACCATTAGTGATACAACCGACCGAACAAAAGAACAAAGTTGTCTGCGTTACCGGCGGCGGTTTTCATCCGATTGCTCTGAGACTGGCTGAAATGACTGGCTGCGAACTGGTAGACGGTTTTAAAACCGGTGTTCCTGATGATCAAATCGCAGTTGTTGTTGTTGACTGCGGCGGTACGGCTCGCTGCGGTGTATATCCGAAAAAACGTGTTCCTACCGTTAATGTTTTGCCTGTAGGTAAAACCGGTCCTCTGGCTCAATTCATTACCGAAGATATTTATGTATCGGATGTTAAAGAAGAGAACATTACGATGTTTGACGGTTCCGCTCCGGTACCGAGCGCAGCTCCGGCCGCCGCTAAACCGGCCGCCGCTGCAAGACCGGCACAACCTCAACCGGAAGAAAAGAGCAACTTCCTTGCCAGATTCGGTAAAGCAGCCGGTAAGGTAGTGGGTGTATTCTTCCAGGCCGGTCGTAACACCATTGATATTTGTATTAAGAGCATTCTGCCTTTCATGGCATTTGTAAGTATGATTATCGGTATTATCTTACAATCCGGGATTGGTAATATCATTGCTAATTTCGTATCGCCGTATGCCGGCAGTATCCCCGGTTTGCTGGCCATATCTGTTGTGTGCTCCCTGCCGGTGCTGTCACCGATGCTTGGACCAGGCGCCGTTATCGCTCAGGTAGTTGGCGTGTTGCTTGGTGTGGAAATTGGCGCTGGCCATATTCCTCCTTCCTTTGCACTGCCTGCTCTGTTTGCCATCAACCCGCAGGTTGGTTGCGACTTCCATCCGGTTGGTTTGAGCTTGGCTGAAGCTGAACCGCAAACTATTGAAATCGGTGTACCGGTTATTCTGATGACACGGCTTATCACTGGCCCGGCATCCGTAGTAATTGCATACTTCATGGGAATCGGGTTGTTCTAA